In Lepisosteus oculatus isolate fLepOcu1 chromosome 17, fLepOcu1.hap2, whole genome shotgun sequence, a genomic segment contains:
- the polr3f gene encoding DNA-directed RNA polymerase III subunit RPC6, which translates to MAEVKVKQESADPVDIENRIKELCQQFPHGITDQVIQNDMPHVEPQQRAMAINRLLSMGQLDLLRNSNGLLYRLKDAQVASKMKGSDNQEKLVYQVIEDAGNKGIWSRDIRYKSNLPLTEINKILKNLESKKLIKAVKSVAASKKKVYMLYNLQPDRSVTGGAWYSDQDFESEFVEVLNQQCFKFLQSKAEAARDSKQSPMVQRNSSFASSHEVWKYICELGISKVELSMEDIETILNTLIYDGKVEMTIIAAKEGTVGSVDGQMKLYRGVNPIIQPTGLVKTPCGVCPVFDDCHPGGEISPSNCIYMTEWLEF; encoded by the exons ATGGCAGAAGTTAAGGTAAAACAAGAATCTGCGGATCCCGTGGACATTGAAAACAG AATAAAGGAGCTGTGCCAGCAGTTCCCGCACGGAATTACAGACCAGGTGATCCAGAACGACATGCCGCATGTGGAGCCACAGCAGCGGGCCATGGCCATCAACAGGCTGCTCTCCATG GGTCAGCTGGACCTCCTGAGAAACAGCAATGGTCTTCTGTACAGGCTGAAAGACGCACAGGTGGCCAG TAAGATGAAGGGCTCAGACAACCAGGAGAAGCTGGTGTATCAGGTCATAGAGGATGCCGGAAACAAAG GAATCTGGAGCAGGGATATCCGGTACAAAAGCAACCTCCCTCTGACGGAGATTAACAAGATCTTGAAGAACCTGGAGAGCAAAAAGCTCATCAAGGCTGTGAAGTCAGTGGCT GCCTCTAAGAAGAAGgtgtacatgctgtacaacCTTCAGCCAGATCGCTCAGTGACAGGAGGGGCATGGTACAGTGACCAGGACTTTGAGTCTGAGTTTGTGGAAGTACTGAATCAGCAGTGCTTTAAATTCCTGCAGAGcaag GCGGAGGCAGCCAGGGACAGCAAGCAGAGCCCCATGGTGCAGAGAAACAGCTCCTTCGCCTCTTCCCACGAGGTGTGGAAGTACATCTGTGAGCTGGGCATCAGCAAG GTGGAGCTATCGATGGAGGATATCGAGACCATCTTGAACACGCTGATCTATGATGGGAAGGTGGAGATGACCATCATCGCGGCCAAAGAGGGCACTGTGGGCAGTGTGGATGGACAGATGAAGCTCTACAGAGGGGTGAATCCCATCATCCAGCCCACAGGCCTGGTGAAGACGCCCTGTGGCGTGTGTCCT GTATTTGATGACTGCCATCCGGGAGGCGAGATCTCACCCTCTAACTGCATCTACATGACCGAGTGGCTGGAGTTCTGA
- the rbbp9 gene encoding serine hydrolase RBBP9 — protein MPPNKAVIVPGNGAGDVEHSNWYGWVKKELNKIPDMSCLLRNMPDPITARESVWFPFMEQELQCDQDTVIIGHSSGAVAAMRYAETHKVYALVLVGAYTSDLGDENEQESGYFNRPWLWEEIKANCRHIVQFGSADDPFLPWSEQQAVADGLGSQLHKYSDRGHFQSLHFPELVSAILSIHVGV, from the exons ATGCCCCCAAATAAGGCTGTTATTGTACCCGGGAACGGCGCTGGGGATGTGGAACACTCCAACTGGTACGGCTGGGTGAAAAAAGAGCTGAATAAG ATTCCAGACATGTCGTGTTTGCTTAGAAACATGCCTGATCCCA TCACAGCCCGGGAGAGCGTGTGGTTTCCCTTCATGGAGCAGGAGCTGCAGTGCGACCAGGACACGGTGATCATCGGACACAGCTCTGGGGCTGTGGCCGCCATGAG GTACGCAGAGACACACAAGGTGTATGCTCTTGTGCTGGTGGGCGCCTACACCTCGGACCTGGGTGATGAAAACGAGCAGGAGAGTG GCTACTTCAACCGTCCCTGGCTGTGGGAGGAGATCAAGGCCAACTGCAGGCACATAGTGCAGTTCGGCTCCGCCGATGACCCCTTCCTCCCCTGGAGCGAGCAGCAGGCTGTGGCGGACGGGCTGGGCTCGCAGCTGCACAAGTACtctgaccgcgggcacttccaGAGCTTGCACTTCCCGGAGCTCGTCAGCGCCATTCTCAGCATCCATGTGGgagtgtga